One region of Oncorhynchus mykiss isolate Arlee chromosome 8, USDA_OmykA_1.1, whole genome shotgun sequence genomic DNA includes:
- the LOC110530786 gene encoding uncharacterized protein LOC110530786 isoform X1: MEPSGPGLRHYSPVREQCGCVGQGGGDAVGTATGTHPFNSSRHASALSLPADPEPAHRQTSYNYDPEGSRQASYGAEEQIWGQSKHRQASCSYSTEDKPIRRQASYGVEEQIWGQSKHRQASCSYSTEDKPIRRQASYGVEEQIWGQSKHRQASCSYSLRLERQTSYGPQELHRQASYSYSPEDKPIHGQTSYGPEEQIWDLSKHRQASYSPEDKPIHGQTSYGPEEQIWDLSKHRQASYSPEDKPIHGQTSYGPEEQIWDQSKHRQASYSPEDKPIHGQTSYGPEDKIWDQPKHRQASYSYSTERQDWRFTAGGQHDHLDRCVPLEQGNLHSHMPNGCCGIGGPSPRPVSSQGRGDRANPQERTTRLKAGGVGGGIGEDGCNGRHVPAGSSSEGLVRKKQGSVWKNQGLLREKEGSVREKECSVLENQNAIRANECAVHENRGSTQENQGSIREKEVSVQAKKGSTQENQGSIREKEVSVQAKEGSTQENQGSVREKEVSVQAKKGSTQENQGSIREKEDSVRTKEGSVCEQIRQVVSDLEGVLGGLKQVHVEMKEVVQQIDRLTANIDLEEEEGSCNKSPSRGDGHLNPRDCKGGDSHLNPRDCKGGDGHLNPRDCKGGDGHPNPRDCKGVLMFNQGDQRPQYRDMDRIVNQKTTRVQVHTHWTGTGDLVHNHKTPGNHGPQCSDMDHTVIIHDPPPDPRDIPGVLVYRQKTNGDQGVSLLYRQPDHTVTIRTNSLSPVLTASVIKTNRVGVTALSPMGSLSTSKDPKQDRRGLNGHPPLPGPGRELNHVAPQTPPELEMTRSLPLPLWTQLSDPTAMVGYSVPTLRIQKSPLYPRHNGRVERLSKSPAQPTYPAHPALPVLPHLAQPPYPTHPNHPTHPALPPSDLKTPPWCGMV; encoded by the exons ATGGAGCCCTCAGGCCCTGGTCTGAGACACTATTCCCCTGTGAGAGAACAATGTGGCTGTGTGGGACAGGGTGGAGGTGACGCTGTTGGGACGGCGACCGGGACACACCCCTTCAACAGCAGCAGACATGCGTCAGCCTTGTCACTCCCGGCGGACCCAGAGCCGGCACACAGACAGACTAGCTACAACTACGATCCAGAGGGGAGCAGGCAGGCTAGTTATGGAGCGGAAGAGCAGATCTGGGGTCAGTCAAAACACAGACAGGCCAGCTGCAGTTACAGTACAGAAGACAAACCGATACGCAGGCAGGCTAGTTATGGAGTGGAAGAACAGATCTGGGGTCAGTCAAAACACAGACAGGCCAGCTGCAGTTACAGTACAGAAGACAAACCGATACGCAGGCAGGCTAGTTATGGAGTGGAAGAACAGATCTGGGGTCAGTCAAAACACAGACAGGCCAGCTGCAGCTACAGTTTGAGGCTAGAAAGACAGACTAGCTACGGTCCACAGgaactacacagacaggctaGCTACAGCTACAGTCCAGAAGACAAGCCAATACACGGACAGACTAGCTACGGTCCAGAAGAACAGATCTGGGATCTGTCGAAACACAGACAGGCTAGTTATAGTCCAGAAGACAAACCGATACACGGACAGACTAGCTACGGTCCAGAAGAACAGATCTGGGATCTGTCGAAACACAGACAGGCTAGTTATAGTCCAGAAGACAAACCGATACACGGACAGACTAGCTATGGTCCAGaagaacagatctgggatcagtcgAAACACAGACAGGCTAGTTATAGTCCAGAAGACAAACCGATACACGGACAGACTAGCTACGGTCCAGAAGACAAGATCTGGGATCAGCCGAAACACAGACAGGCTAGCTACAGTTACAGTACAGAAAGGCAGGACTGGAGATTTACTGCTGGTGGTCAACACGATCATTTGGACAGGTGTGTACCACTGGAACAAGGAAATTTACACTCCCACATGCCAAATGGATGCTGTGGCATTGGTGGTCCAAGTCCCAGGCCTGTGTCCTCTCAGGGCAGGGGAGATAGAGCTAACCCCCAGGAGAGGACTACTAGATTAAAGGCTGGAGGAGTTGGAGGTGGGATAGGAGAAGACGGCTGTAATGGACGACATGTCCCTGCTGGCTCGAGCTCTGAGGGTTTGGTCAGGAAGAAGCAGGGTTCGGTCTGGAAGAACCAGGGTTTGCTCCGGGAGAAGGAGGGTTCAGTCAGGGAGAAGGAGTGTTCGGTCCTGGAGAACCAGAATGCGATCCGGGCGAATGAGTGTGCGGTCCATGAGAACCGCGGTTCAACCCAGGAGAACCAGGGTTCGATCCGGGAAAAGGAGGTTTCAGTCCAGGCGAAGAAGGGTTCAACCCAGGAGAACCAGGGTTCGATCCGGGAGAAGGAGGTTTCAGTCCAGGCGAAGGAGGGTTCAACCCAGGAGAACCAGGGTTCGGTCCGGGAGAAGGAGGTTTCAGTCCAGGCGAAGAAGGGTTCAACCCAGGAGAACCAGGGTTCGATCCGGGAGAAGGAGGATTCAGTCCGGACGAAGGAGGGTTCTGTCTGTGAGCAGATCAGACAGGTGGTGTCAGACCTGGAGGGGGTCCTGGGGGGTCTCAAACAAGTCCACGTGGAGATGAAGGAG GTGGTCCAACAGATAGATCGTCTGACAGCTAACATTGAcctggaagaggaagagggatcaTGTAACAAGTCCCCTAGTCGTGGTGACGGTCACCTCAACCCCAGAGACTGTAAAGGTGGTGACAGTCACCTCAACCCCAGAGACTGTAAAGGTGGTGACGGTCACCTCAACCCCAGAGACTGTAAAGGTGGTGACGGTCACCCCAACCCCAGAGACTGTAAAGGAGTCCTGATGTTCAACCAGGGAGACCAGAGACCACAGTACAGAGACATGGACCGGATCGTCAACCAGAAGACTACTAGGGTCCAGGTACACACCCACTGGACTGGTACAGGGGACCTGGTCCacaaccataagactcctgggAACCATGGACCACAGTGCAGCGACATGGATCATACTGTCATCATACATGACCCTCCTCCCGACCCCAGAGACATCCCTGGGGTCCTGGTGTACAGACAGAAGACTAATGGAGATCAGGGAGTCTCCCTACTGTACAGACAACCTGACCATACTGTCACCATACGAACTAactccctgtctcctgtcctcaCCGCATCTGTCATCAAGACCAACCGGGTTGGGGTCACAGCCCTGAGCCCCATGGGCTCCCTGAGCACCTCCAAAGACCCCAAACAGGACAGACGGGGGCTCAACGGACACCCTCCTCTACCCGGTCCAGGTAGAGAACTGAACCATGTGGCCCCCCAGACCCCCCCAGAGCTAGAAATGACCCGCTCCCTACCCCTGCCCCTATGGACTCAACTGTCTGACCCCACAGCCATGGTCGGATACAGTGTCCCCACTCTTAGGATCCAGAAATCTCCACTGTACCCCCGCCACAACGGACGGGTGGAGAGGCTCAGTAAGAGTCCGGCTCAACCAACCTACCCTGCCCACCCAGCACTGCCGGTCCTGCCCCACCTGGCCCAGCCACCCTACCCTACCCACCCTAACCACCCAACCCACCCTGCCCTGCCTCCCAGTGACTTGAAGACACCCCCCTGGTGTGGCATGGTATGA